AGGCCatcataatatattataatatactgAGACACATAGAGTGAACTATGGTGGCGGCCTTGGCAGGTTTTGAAGGAAGTGGAAAGTTACTTATAAACTTAAGGGAATAATCCCCTCTCATGCCAAAATTTTTGTGAGTGTGACTTCAAGTGAACCTGCAAAAAAATTCTGGCAATTGCTCTACAGTGGCTTAATGTCAGTAATGAATTTGGTGTTGTAAGGACTAGCCTAGTCTTGGTACAAATGTACTACCCAAAATTTTTACATTCGCAGCCATTTGAAGTTGTGAGTTTCATTGGTGAGGAATACTAGCTGAATCTTTAAATATAGCATTTcagttcctttttttttgttactCATGGGGATTTATTTAAGAATgtacattttttgagaaaatcCCCTCTCTGaagtcttcattttatttttatatttgagagaCATATACTGAAGAATTATCCTTATATGATGCATTTTCTTATAGCTTTAAGAATGAAAACTTATGAATGTCGTCAACATTTTTAGTTCCTGTGGGATGTTTTGTGGTTTTATGAAAATGCTGTTATTTTCTTTAACTAGTATGAAGAACATAAGAACAAACAGGAAGAAGAGCTTAAGAAGGCTGGTGATGCCATGCCTGAGAATGTGTACTATTTGAAGCAAGTTGTTAGCAATGCATGTGGAACCATTGCTCTTATCCACAGTGTAGCTAATAATACTGATAAGTGAGTACATGCATATTATTCTCTCTCTCCTACCTACTATAGTGCCTACTTTAATTTGGTGGTTAGCTAATTAATCATTTTACATATGCTTAAGATATATCTTTTCACGTTCCATATTGTTTTCAGAATTGATCTGAAGGATGGAGATCTGAAAAAATTTTTACATGAAACTCTTAGCTTGAACCCAGAAGAGCGAGGTGCAAAGCTGCTTGATTCTGCTGGCATAATCAATACTCACAAGGAAGTAGCTCAGGAAGGTCAAACTGAGGTAATTATTTGTTAGTCTCATAGTTACTTTTTTATACTGTAAACTTTGATCTTGTTACATCCTTCTTATGGATGAATGTTGGTGCACTTGGGACATTCACGTAACACGGAGTCATTTATAGTTGTTACTATACAATAAAACTTTTTTCCGACCACAGCCCGACTGATTCATTCAAATGTTTGCAGTGAATAAGACAAGAAAAGACAAATAGTTGTTGAATTGATGAATTTTCTATCTAATACagtgtttccaactgcctctTTGCTTCTACTTTTTTGGGGGCATGGGGTGGTCAAAAAgtcaatttttcaaaagtttaatgCTTTCAATCTAGACCACATGATACGACGAGAAACCAAGTTTCAGACTGATGAATCTGCAACTATAAAATGCACTGTGGGTGCCTGTGTGGCAGTAATGTTTTTAGGATTCTATTTTCACATTACAATCATAAAAAGTATATTGAAATGAGTTTGTAGCATTTTGAAGAACATAGTACCTATTTAAAATCTGGGTTCTGTCTTCTTGGGTGAATATTATGAAAACTGACATCGGTATTGCTAAAAACATGATCAAGGTATCAAAATTATTGTTTAagtaattttagtgaaaaatcaAATAAGAGATTACTATTCATCAAGCATATTAAGGTTAGAAATCTTGTGTGTGgacttgtaaaatttttataaattgttctGAACATGGGTGAATATTTGTTACTGATGTAGTAATTGGAAACATTTCTTGTACATGATGAAGGATTCGAGGTTGTCCATTTGGTGTGGAAGATAAGACGTTGAGAACCAGTTATTATGCTTCCCGTCTCATATTAGTGATGTTGGCGCTTGGATTCATCCTAAAGATTACAATGTGCTCAGCCCTTAAAGCATGTCGCACATCAAAGGTGTTGTACATTTCAGATGCCTTGCAGGGAACTCCAAAAATGTCTTTATTCTCTCCCCATCCTATTCGCCTTCCCTGCAAATCCATATCCTGCGGATGATGGTGCTTAGGGAAAAATCTCATAGGTTTGTCCCAGGAACAACAGCCAAATTTCATGTATGCTTCATCAAATACAAAGTTTATGTATGCTGTACTGCTATGATTAGTTTAGGACTAAGGATGGCTGTGTGCCATGTAATTTGGTTCATTTTGATAAACTGGTAAAAAAACTGATGAGTATGGTTGTCATTGTTGAGATTGCTACAGCACCAAGGTGAAGCAAAGGTAGATATGTGGTATTATTTCTTTCCAcgaacaaataatatttaaaaaatgcattttcttgtTGAAATCCATTTACATGCAATGCTTTCCATCATAGACTGTCCGTCCTTATCCAAGTCTGTGTTGCTAACAAAATTTGATCCACATAAAatgttaattatattatttgataatgtaaaagtcatacatttttcatgtgggaatgtgaataataaagacaaaaaaattttagaatggcacttattcttttaatttctgagaaaaattctTTGAAGTTCAGTTTTCTCCAATCATACCTGACTGCCTAAAAAAAGTCAATATGTCTCGAATTTGATTCTTGTTGCCCATTATTTCACTGTAGCTCCTGGAGCTCTCTATTTAGAAATGGCTCGTATTCCAATGGCACTGAtatctaaaaattccatttttcaaagGTGTGCCTGGTTTACttttttaaggtatttattttaaatcagtcTGTGAaatcaaatacttataaatattCCTAAAAGATGCTATATTATTGTACAAGGGCACATGCTATTAAATGCGAGTGCTTATTCTGTTCCAATGTCTAtttattttgtgtgaaaataCTTAACAACTTTTACATTCCTTCTATAGGCCCCAGACTGCAATGACCCAGTCAACTACCATTTTGTTGCATTTGTTAATAAAGATGGACAACTTTTTGAATTGGGTAAGCTGTTCTCTTTTATTATCATTCTAAGTGATCATTTCAATGTTATAATGATCATGAATTATATCATCATGTGGCAAAGTAGTATATAGGAACACTGtcattttttagataaatgtttATATTGTGATAATTGGGAGTTTAGCGTCAAGCTTGACAAGCAAGAAAATCAGTTATTAGTTCCAATACTACAATGCAGTATATGTTTTGTATAGTTTCCAAATAATTCCTTGTTGATGCCTCATGCCGCTTAAAATGCAGTAGATGAGTAGCTCTATTTATGGttttatagtgttttaaattcgctcaatttttttGTTGACATCCTATTTATCCCTAATTTTTTCCCAAAGTCTACTGGAAGAAACCATTTATTTAAgtaccatatatttatttaagttctaGTAAAATGTTTAGGTGTTGATTTTGGCCAGTCTTAGCTGTCAAGATGGAGTAACATGATTTCTATGATTGAAATTTCACAGAGCTCAAAATTATATTGCCATCTTTGATACTGATGAAAATTTGACTGCAGAGTACCTATTCAGTAGACACACTATAAATACCTCTCCACTGCATAGTGTGTCTTCAACTtcccttctcttctctccctAACCCTCCCCTCTTTCAATGTAAATTTTGATGTCCCCTAACGTATGGGAGCTGCCCTGTTTGGTTGCATTTAAGTATATGGGGGTAAGGTGATGCTAATTTTTGAATGGGTTTTTGTCCAGTTTTCATGGAAAGCTTTCCTGCCAtaagatatttcatttattcaaggaGCTGATTAAGTAATCGTGGTGgtaaactacagtggaacctcgttaaagcgagtacgggctatagcgacacccccgctattacgagagatagccgatgcaccgtcaattgaccctataataagagtgttaaaaaattcgtttttacgagaccctttcggtgttggctctcgccatagcgagggtttcaccgccggaagactttcatgaagactccttaacctctgtaattgctagcgatctgttagaaatgaagttaatggagtgctcagtctcaaatttatgtggtaaactgtcgttcgataaatataatgatgacgaaacaatgctttgcatgatttttattcagtgcggcgcttataaattgtttgaatagttggtcgttatttgagtgaGGAAATtttgtgatgcaaaaaaacatcgcctttcgtctagatttatgcttacgtttatcggatagatgtttatctgtcgccgcaccactcctgttcctgtatatctgttcgcaacaggtatactggctattatttgctccacctccggtaaagcgacaattcgctatagcgagtgtttattagtgcaccgtggggtgtcgttatatcgaggtttcactgtatgcgGTCTTTCAATGCCGAAACTGCATTCTATTTGTCGAAATTCCCCGATTTTAAAGTTGTGAATTGTAATAgtttcataatttcattaaatcttgaatttatttttgaaaatatgttttaatggatattattttgttattagcgaaagttttcatttttatttttttaatgcaaagccaatattttcaacaacaaaaaatgtTCTACTTAACAACTCTACAATCAATGTAATTTGACGAGCTAAAGGTAAAGAAGGGCTTTAGCTATTTAAAGGAAAACAATCACTGTGCTTAGTTTTTCAAAGAGTTaagtttgtgaaataaatatgttaCTTAACAACAGATGCCAATGGGATGGTTTGCCATGGTGAATTGCCTTGTGTATATTCATTGTTGTGTAAATACAAGCATGGCAAAACTCCCTAAAGATCAGCATTTTTCAGTTTTCTTGAAAACTCTTATGGACTATGTAGCTGCTGACAGAGTATTTTCATGGTTTGAACAACTGCATCATGTTTTATAATGATACTCAGTCTCAATTTTGACTCAGTTTCATAGATTAATACTGGTTTTGGGTGTCCTCACGTTATGAAAGTAAATGTTATGGgacttatcaaataaaatatagtaaaactACAGTTAAAAAATCTGTCAGTTTATTCTGATTGGGCATTTGGCAAAGTATTGTAAAAACATATGCCTAGATAAATCAAAAATCCACCGTGACGTTGAAAGTTAAGCAGATATTTTAAATCTGTACCCAGAGCTTGGCTGTGCCATCTGGATGTAGTAAAACTGTGAATCACCTATTTTGAATGAGGAGTTTTACCTTGAATTTTCAGGATTTTGAGCTGTGTACATAGTTGCAGTTATAAATAGATCCTATAATATGTGGAACACTTAAATAAATTGCTGATGATATCATGGCATGCAGAAATcagggtcgtactatttaaacaTAAGTGTGAAAtagaataaagtatttttatttcaaaacagaaaatttttacCTTATGATGTTTCTTCACTTGTATTCCATAAAACTTAAATGATCATGCTCTTAAACTCTATCTAAACTGAGTTTTTTACCCAATAATATTATGCAAAGCATAAAATAGtgcgtaaaaattattattgtgtaTGTTCTGAGGAGCCTGTTTGTCATGCCTTATTCCCTGttaattttatctttgcgggtgaaatgatgtggctaaagcaagtgggagtgaggggaaggaaagtttctcgacatgtgattCCTTTGCCAATctgcagacagtaggcgtggcctagcgtTTCAGAAATTgttgctctcagacctccgtcgtgttagcatcgtgaatctgctcgtggagcagtgttgccaaaccacATGCATTCTCCTTTATGTCTCTAAGTACACAAATGGTGCCGCATTCAATTAGGTAGCTGATAATTTCATGGCTTCTGTGAAGGGATTATACTCAATAACTTCAAAATGAGAATGCATTTTGCCTTGGTGCCAggcccaaaatacctgtggccacccaggACTCGCACATCTTCAGTGAGTAACTAGGGCAGCAATGTACGTTTGGCAATGTTAAGTTCACTCTTGCTCTCCCTCTCAGTACTACCCCTCTCCCATCAGTGAAGCCCTTTGAGAGTATTAGGACTCTCAAGAAAGCTCACCTGCAAACATTAAGTGAACAGATAACAATGCACAAAAGAAGGTCTAGTTAAATTGGACAATTTTAGTA
This genomic interval from Ischnura elegans chromosome 5, ioIscEleg1.1, whole genome shotgun sequence contains the following:
- the LOC124159237 gene encoding ubiquitin carboxyl-terminal hydrolase isozyme L3 isoform X1; translated protein: MIVIRRNGKNEGFWLRNSEKFVQYLQSLGVPENWQIVDVYGLDPDILSAVPQPVIAVLLLFPTSDKYEEHKNKQEEELKKAGDAMPENVYYLKQVVSNACGTIALIHSVANNTDKIDLKDGDLKKFLHETLSLNPEERGAKLLDSAGIINTHKEVAQEGQTEAPDCNDPVNYHFVAFVNKDGQLFELDGRKSCPINHGKTSDATLLQDAAKVCREFMERDPEELHFTVVALTSSA
- the LOC124159237 gene encoding ubiquitin carboxyl-terminal hydrolase isozyme L3 isoform X2 translates to MSWLPLESNPDVMNKYLQSLGVPENWQIVDVYGLDPDILSAVPQPVIAVLLLFPTSDKYEEHKNKQEEELKKAGDAMPENVYYLKQVVSNACGTIALIHSVANNTDKIDLKDGDLKKFLHETLSLNPEERGAKLLDSAGIINTHKEVAQEGQTEAPDCNDPVNYHFVAFVNKDGQLFELDGRKSCPINHGKTSDATLLQDAAKVCREFMERDPEELHFTVVALTSSA